One uncultured Desulfuromusa sp. genomic window, CTTACGAGAAGCCGACGCATGACTCGGGGTCACGGCTGGTCGCTAGCCTTTACCATGTAGGAGACTTTCACCCCTCGATCCATGCCGACTTTTATCGGCGCTTTCAGCCTATCCCCTTTATTGTTTCCTGTCTTTTTTCTCAATACTATCCTGCGGCCCCTTATATTCAACAGCACCCTTGGCGGGTTTATCGCCTGAATACATAATGATTATAAACGAGATAATTAAGGGTATAAAAGCGCACAAAAAAGAAATCAGCAGCCTGTTTTTTAAAGATATTTTGAAAGCAAGTAAAAAAACAATTACACCAACTCCTAAAAAAATAAAAAATAATTTAATCATTTGTTCATCTCACTGCAACTTGGTTTGCATCGTTGAATAATAGCGGAGTCTTGTATTAATTTTCGATACGTCCTTCTGACTTCGTCAGCCCAATCTTGACAATTATACTTGTAGTTTGTGCCGTGCTCCCAAAGAAGCTTATATCTATGTTTTGGTACACGTTTTACCGCTTCCCTCATGACACAATCATTCCAACCAGAGTCATGAGAAGGTTCATATCCTTTCGGATTAGGTTCAGTCTTTACGGTTCCATTATCAAAAAAACCAACATTGGGGTCATTTTTACCATCTTGGAAGAATAGTTGCTCATGGCCTACCACAGTGTTTAAACGATCATCATTTCGATTGCCCACTACTCCAAATATGCCACCAATGCCACCAATGCCACCAAGGGGACGATAGGAAAAATATGCTAAGCCCTCAGAGTCTATAAAGGTAATTGGATTGCTTTCAGTGTAAGCAAAAAGATTAATACCACCCTCAAACCCAATCGGATCAACCTGCGTATACCGTCCCGTCCCCGGATCATAAGTCCGATTCCAATTATAATGCAGTTTGGTTTCTTGGTCGTAGTATTGCCCCGGAAACCGCAGATTATTCTCCACGGTCGACAGCGGATCGACGGTCGCTTTCCCAAAGGCTTGGTATCCGGCACTCCAGGCGATCTCACCAGTTGTAGCATTTGTGAGCCGCTGTGGGGTGCCGAGATGATCGTTATGATAATAGTAGAGTCCTGTGTTATCGCGCATATAGAGGGGGTTGGTTCCCCACAGGCTGTTGGGTCTCCAACCATAGCTTTTCTGCCAACTGCCGCTGCTGCTGTATTCGCCAATCAGCCCTTCGTCGCTGTAGAGGTACAAGGTGACCACGTTGCCGACCTGCTTTTTGATCCGTCGGCCGAAGGGGTCGTAGCTGTAGAGGGTGGCGCCGACTTGGGTGTTCTGTTGTTCGATGTTGCCGACGGGGTCAAACTGGTAGTCGCACTGTAACAGGATGGTGGCGTCCTTTTGGGTCTGGATGCCGGTCAGCCAGCCGTTTTCGTTGTAGCTGTAAGCGGTGCTGGTGCCATTGGGGTAGTTAAGCTGTTGCAGCCGGGTTTTATCGTAAACGAGGTCAATGGCTTGGCCGTCGAAGCTGATTTGGCTTAAGTGGTCGTTCTTTTGGTACTGGTAGTTGTGCTGGATCCCTTCGGCGTCGGTGTAAGTGCTTTTGTTGCCGCGATGATCGTAGCTGTAGCTATAGTTTTTGCTGAAGGTGCCATAGTTGATGGTTTCGCCGGTTTTACGGTTCAGTTCGTCGTATGTGATGGTGCCGGAGGGATCACAAGGGATAGTCCCGATGTTGTTTGCGTATAGATTCAATGTATCCCCCTCCTTTTCTGCAATTAAAGCCAAGACCGGTTAATGTTTTAAACCAAAAACCCTTGGACACGGATCAAATCTGATGACACGGATTTAAAACCCATAAACCGATTTTGACTTTGCCTTTAAATCCGCTTTTATCCGTCCAACCAGTATTTATCCGCGTCCCATGCCTTTAAAAACTTATTCCCCATTGGGGATCGGCTATTTTTTGCAGTTCAAAAGCTGCCTGTCACGCTCAGCGCAATGGCACGGGTCCGTAATGCCACTCGCGATTTACGCAACGTTTCGTGCTGTCTTCCCCATCAGGCTACGAGGTCAACAACCCGGTTAAGGTGATTTCGGAGCTCAACAGCCCAGCCTACCCGCCCCCTGTCAACGCTTCGCCGCCTCCCTTACGAGAAGCCGACGCATGACTCGGGGTCACGGCTGGTCGCTAGCCTTTACCATGTAGGGGACTTTCACCCCTCGATCCATGTCGACTTTTATCGGCGCTTTCAGCCTGTCCCCTTTATTGTTTTTAGTTTCTGTCCCCTTTATAGTTTCTTTATTGTTTTTGTTTTCCATTAGATGATGCCTGCCCCTGTTTAATACTGCATTTAAAGTTTTTAAGAATTCATGAAACATATAAAATCCCAGCAAAAGCTTTTAACTGAATGACAAATGATACCCCATATAAGATAAGAGATATTATTGCTGTTATCATTTTTATCCTTTTAGAACAAACCCACAATATTATGCCTATAGCGATACCAATAAGGGACACTCCTGCTAGAATTGTTGGCAAAAATAACGGAGTCGGTCCCAGCTTGCCCGTTGCATAAATCATAATCAGGAACGTACTTAAAATAACCCACGCAACAGAAATTAAAAAAAATAATATATTGTAACTTCTTATCATAATTACTCTCTAACTAAGGATTCTTCGTGCACTTCCCACTTCCCACTTGTGGCCTTACTTCAAGGTATCTTTCACTGTAAGATCCCCACGTTCCGCCATCTAACTTCGATGCTAAATCAGCCGGGTCCATATCGTGACCTTTATGTTTAAAAAAAGTCGG contains:
- a CDS encoding RHS repeat-associated core domain-containing protein; the encoded protein is MNLYANNIGTIPCDPSGTITYDELNRKTGETINYGTFSKNYSYSYDHRGNKSTYTDAEGIQHNYQYQKNDHLSQISFDGQAIDLVYDKTRLQQLNYPNGTSTAYSYNENGWLTGIQTQKDATILLQCDYQFDPVGNIEQQNTQVGATLYSYDPFGRRIKKQVGNVVTLYLYSDEGLIGEYSSSGSWQKSYGWRPNSLWGTNPLYMRDNTGLYYYHNDHLGTPQRLTNATTGEIAWSAGYQAFGKATVDPLSTVENNLRFPGQYYDQETKLHYNWNRTYDPGTGRYTQVDPIGFEGGINLFAYTESNPITFIDSEGLAYFSYRPLGGIGGIGGIFGVVGNRNDDRLNTVVGHEQLFFQDGKNDPNVGFFDNGTVKTEPNPKGYEPSHDSGWNDCVMREAVKRVPKHRYKLLWEHGTNYKYNCQDWADEVRRTYRKLIQDSAIIQRCKPSCSEMNK